One genomic region from Nymphaea colorata isolate Beijing-Zhang1983 chromosome 10, ASM883128v2, whole genome shotgun sequence encodes:
- the LOC116261968 gene encoding uncharacterized protein LOC116261968 codes for MGTTTMMMPMGKTTPCATTLEGHIIGLSLPWLPTVSTSSIQEAEGEAMGHHQSSMPADGEEEGETIQMEPEADVLRSQIGPIFISSLPNWKFYQNPFYQCHHHDHHSREQELETPQEQRTAAMGVQPSENTRCCYQRRIKVLEDQQARTLSLVSFLRSELDLSRDRIAELRSVVKAVQSELDIECSARRRLQGMNRSLGKELEKERAAREVVEGVCEELAKEMGKDRKEVEEMRRECERVREEVEEERRLLRLAEAWREERRMLRMAEVWREERAQTKQAEARRLLEHSISNLSPAERRDKKDESPETVVVIADSAPNTANGGGGGDGDDGRAVVGWNKQHQTENPHIRRGIKGFVEFRRVVRHGVPKGRKVVGSTNAECQKALLRQYILKQRVPVGLCNSGPGSLVMG; via the coding sequence ATGGGGACGACCACAATGATGATGCCAATGGGAAAAACAACCCCATGTGCTACCACTCTTGAGGGGCACATCATTGGCTTGAGCCTCCCATGGCTGCCCACCGTCTCGACCTCAAGCATTCAAGAGGCAGAAGGAGAGGCAATGGGCCACCACCAATCAAGCATGCCCGCAgatggggaagaagaaggagaaacgATTCAGATGGAGCCCGAAGCCGATGTCTTAAGATCCCAAATTGGTCCCATCTTCATCAGTTCGCTCCCCAACTGGAAATTCTACCAAAACCCATTTTATCAGTGCCACCACCACGATCACCATAGCAGAGAGCAAGAATTAGAGACTCCCCAGGAACAGAGAACTGCAGCCATGGGCGTTCAACCCTCTGAGAACACACGTTGCTGCTACCAACGTCGAATCAAAGTCTTAGAAGACCAGCAGGCACGAACGCTCTCCTTGGTCTCGTTCCTTAGATCAGAGCTCGACTTGTCGCGGGACAGAATTGCGGAGCTGAGGTCTGTGGTCAAGGCAGTGCAGAGCGAGCTTGACATAGAGTGCAGCGCGAGGCGGAGGCTACAGGGGATGAACAGGAGCCTCGGCAAGGAGCTTGAGAAGGAGAGGGCAGCAAGGGAGGTGGTGGAAGGTGTCTGCGAAGAGCTGGCGAAGGAGATGGGGAAGGACAGAAAGGAAGTGGAGGAGATGAGGAGGGAGTGCGAGAGGGTgagggaggaggtggaggaggaacgGCGGCTGCTGCGGCTAGCGGAGGCATGGAGGGAGGAGCGGCGGATGCTGCGGATGGCAGAGGTATGGAGGGAGGAGCGCGCGCAGACGAAACAGGCGGAAGCTCGGCGCCTTCTGGAGCACAGTATCTCTAACCTCAGCCCTGCCGAACGGCGGGACAAGAAGGATGAGTCGCCGGAGACGGTGGTCGTCATCGCTGACTCTGCTCCTAATACTGCTAATGGTGGTGGGGGTGGCGATGGTGACGACGGCAGGGCGGTGGTGGGATGGAACAAGCAGCACCAGACGGAGAATCCCCACATACGGAGAGGCATCAAAGGCTTCGTGGAGTTCAGAAGAGTGGTCCGGCACGGTGTTCCGAAGGGAAGGAAGGTCGTCGGTTCCACTAACGCAGAGTGTCAGAAGGCACTTCTCAGGCAGTACATATTGAAGCAAAGAGTTCCGGTAGGTTTGTGCAACAGTGGCCCAGGGAGTCTGGTAATGGGATGA